A DNA window from Arachis duranensis cultivar V14167 chromosome 3, aradu.V14167.gnm2.J7QH, whole genome shotgun sequence contains the following coding sequences:
- the LOC107481627 gene encoding pentatricopeptide repeat-containing protein At4g39530 gives MVMTNNPSTSFSFPRQPYVLSAPSTPKTAICCYSPPELSKGHLGTRLTENHVAPTQTHQQSRVQPLIDLLKACEETRSVKIANCIHGYVLKSGFEGKELLVFLNHIAHVYSKCMVYDAALKVFAGMPQRNVFSWTVMIVASNERRFYLDGLELFHMMLDEGVLPDGFAFSAVLQSCVGFGSTALGEMVHAQVVVRGFLMHAVVATSLLNFYGKLGKCESSIKVFNSMTELNNVSWNAMISGFTSNGLHLQAFSWFINMIEEGVAPNTFTFLSVSKAAGQLGDINKCHEVHRYASKWGLDSNTVVGTALIDMYSKCGFLSDARVLFDSKFTCCPVNTPWNAMITGYSQAGSHQDALQLFSTMRQNDVKPDVYTFSCVFNSISALKCAKTLAETHGMTLKFGFDVMQISASNALADAYAKCESIEAAENVFNRMEEKDIVSWTTMITAYCQYSELEKALTIFSQMRNEGFAPNHFTFSSVITACGGLCLLEYGQQVHALICKANLDSEACIESALIDMYAKCGNLMEAKKIFERISNPDTVTWTAIISTYAQHGLVKDALQLFRKMEQSGAKVNAVTLLCILFACSHGGMVDDGLKIFHRMEDAYRVVPEMEHYACVVDLLGRVGRLDEAMEFIDKMPIKPNEMVWHTLLGACRLHGNAELGETAVQKILSVQPEHPSAYVLLSNTYIELGLHKDGDSLREVMKERGIRKEPGHSWISVRGEVHKFYAGDQQHPQKDRIYNVLHELYANIKRMHCGQEFSYVS, from the exons ATGGTGATGACCAACAATCCCAGCACGAGCTTTTCCTTTCCACGCCAACCTTACGTTCTCTCAGCACCTTCCACTCCCAAA ACTGCAATTTGCTGCTACTCACCTCCAGAGCTTTCAAAGGGCCACCTTGGAACCAGATTAACGGAAAACCACGTTGCGCCAACTCAAACCCATCAACAGTCCCGGGTTCAaccactcattgatctcctgaAGGCTTGCGAAGAAACTAGGTCTGTAAAGATTGCAAATTGCATTCATGGGTACGTACTAAAATCCGGTTTTGAGGGCAAGGAATTGTTGGTGTTTCTGAACCATATAGCTCACGTCTACTCCAAGTGCATGGTCTATGATGCTGCCCTTAAGGTGTTTGCTGGTATGCCCCAAAGGAATGTGTTTTCTTGGACCGTCATGATTGTTGCATCTAATGAACGTAGATTCTACCTTGATGGATTGGAGCTGTTTCATATGATGTTAGACGAAGGAGTGTTGCCTGATGGGTTTGCTTTCTCTGCTGTTCTGCAATCGTGTGTTGGATTTGGTTCGACTGCGCTTGGCGAGATGGTGCATGCCCAGGTTGTTGTCAGAGGCTTTCTGATGCATGCGGTTGTTGCCACATCTCTTCTTAACTTCTATGGCAAGTTAGGCAAGTGTGAAAGTTCGATTAAGGTGTTTAACAGCATGACAGAGCTTAATAATGTCTCTTGGAATGCAATGATATCAGGTTTTACCTCTAATGGTCTACACCTACAAGCATTTAGTTGGTTTATCAATATGATTGAAGAAGGGGTTGCACCTAATACTTTCACCTTTTTAAGTGTTTCTAAGGCTGCTGGGCAGTTGGGTGACATTAACAAGTGTCATGAAGTTCATAGGTATGCTTCCAAATGGGGATTGGACTCCAACACTGTAGTTGGAACAGCTCTGATTGATATGTATTCCAAATGTGGGTTTCTGTCCGATGCACGAGTTCTTTTTGACTCGAAGTTCACATGTTGTCCGGTTAACACACCCTGGAACGCAATGATAACAGGTTATTCACAAGCTGGTTCTCACCAAGATGCTTTGCAACTGTTTTCAACGATGCGTCAAAATGATGTCAAACCAGATGTTTACACATTCAGTTGTGTGTTCAACTCAATTTCTGCTTTGAAGTGTGCAAAAACCTTGGCAGAGACTCATGGGATGACTTTAAAATTTGGATTTGATGTGATGCAAATCAGTGCTTCAAATGCCCTTGCTGATGCATATGCCAAATGCGAGTCAATTGAAGCTGCAGAGAACGTATTTAACAGAATGGAAGAGAAGGACATTGTATCTTGGACAACCATGATCACTGCATATTGTCAATATTCTGAGTTGGAGAAAGCCTTGACCATCTTCTCCCAAATGCGCAATGAAGGCTTTGCTCCCAATCATTTTACCTTTTCAAGTGTGATAACAGCATGTGGTGGCCTTTGTTTACTGGAATATGGTCAACAAGTTCATGCCCTGATATGCAAGGCCAACCTGGATTCTGAAGCATGTATAGAAAGTGCTCTAATTGACATGTATGCAAAATGCGGTAATCTGATGGAAGCAAAGAAGATTTTTGAAAGAATATCTAACCCAGACACTGTTACTTGGACTGCGATAATATCAACTTATGCTCAACATGGTCTAGTTAAAGATGCACTTCAATTATTCAGAAAGATGGAACAGTCAGGGGCAAAGGTCAATGCTGTTACGCTATTATGCATCCTTTTTGCTTGTAGCCACGGAGGCATGGTGGACGATggcttgaaaatttttcatcgGATGGAGGATGCCTACCGTGTGGTACCGGAAATGGAACACTATGCTTGTGTTGTTGATCTCTTGGGGCGTGTTGGTCGCTTAGATGAAGCAATGGAATTCATAGACAAGATGCCAATCAAGCCAAATGAAATGGTGTGGCATACATTGTTAGGGGCATGTAGACTTCATGGAAATGCCGAGTTGGGAGAGACGGCGGTGCAAAAGATCTTATCTGTTCAACCAGAACATCCATCTGCTTATGTTCTTCTGTCCAACACTTACATAGAGTTAGGACTCCACAAAGATGGAGATAGTTTGAGAGAGGTGATGAAAGAACGAGGCATAAGAAAGGAACCAGGACATAGTTGGATTTCTGTGAGAGGGGAGGTTCACAAGTTTTATGCTGGGGATCAACAGCACCCACAAAAAGATAGAATCTACAATGTTTTACATGAGTTGTATGCAAATATTAAGCGCATGCATTGTGGACAAGAATTCAGTTATGTGTCTTaa
- the LOC107481630 gene encoding thioredoxin O1, mitochondrial isoform X1 — MARSSILRSLVLSRAMLNRVRPFSNHLTSHSFPSPPQSHSSLFASVAAATIASSQLSLFHHSRSLSSASAPSDVVLVNSEKEFNDILRKVQDNSLHAIFYFTAVWCGPCRFISPIIGELSKKYPHVTTYKIDIDQEEIQGTLGKLQITSVPTLHFFQNGKKADELIGADVARLNHITEKLFKKD, encoded by the exons ATGGCGAGAAGCTCGATCCTTCGATCATTGGTTCTTAGCCGTGCAATGCTGAATAGGGTTCGCCCATTCTCCAACCACCTTACCTCTCATTCATTTCCCTCTCCTCCTCAATCTCACTCCTCTCTCTTCGCCTCCGTCGCCGCCGCCACCATCGCTTCCTCTCAGCTCTCTCTTTTCCACCACTCCCGCTCGCTCTCCTCCGCCTCAG CTCCTTCCGATGTTGTCCTTGTTAATTCAGAGAAAGAGTTCAACGATATCCTCAGAAAAGTTCAag aTAACTCGTTGCATGCCATCTTCTATTTCACTGCAGTCTGGTGTGGACCTT GCAGGTTTATTTCTCCTATAATTGGAGAACTAAGTAAGAAGTACCCTCATGTAACAACATATAAGATTGATATTGATCAG GAAGAAATTCAAGGCACATTAGGCAAGTTACAGATTACATCTGTG CCAACACTCCATTTCTTTCAAAATGGAAAAAAGGCTGATGAACTTATAGGTGCCGATGTTGCACGATTGAACCATATTACAGAGAAACTCTTCAA GAAGGACTGA
- the LOC107481630 gene encoding thioredoxin O1, mitochondrial isoform X2, with translation MARSSILRSLVLSRAMLNRVRPFSNHLTSHSFPSPPQSHSSLFASVAAATIASSQLSLFHHSRSLSSASAPSDVVLVNSEKEFNDILRKVQDNSLHAIFYFTAVWCGPCRFISPIIGELSKKYPHVTTYKIDIDQEEIQGTLGKLQITSVPTLHFFQNGKKADELIGADVARLNHITEKLFK, from the exons ATGGCGAGAAGCTCGATCCTTCGATCATTGGTTCTTAGCCGTGCAATGCTGAATAGGGTTCGCCCATTCTCCAACCACCTTACCTCTCATTCATTTCCCTCTCCTCCTCAATCTCACTCCTCTCTCTTCGCCTCCGTCGCCGCCGCCACCATCGCTTCCTCTCAGCTCTCTCTTTTCCACCACTCCCGCTCGCTCTCCTCCGCCTCAG CTCCTTCCGATGTTGTCCTTGTTAATTCAGAGAAAGAGTTCAACGATATCCTCAGAAAAGTTCAag aTAACTCGTTGCATGCCATCTTCTATTTCACTGCAGTCTGGTGTGGACCTT GCAGGTTTATTTCTCCTATAATTGGAGAACTAAGTAAGAAGTACCCTCATGTAACAACATATAAGATTGATATTGATCAG GAAGAAATTCAAGGCACATTAGGCAAGTTACAGATTACATCTGTG CCAACACTCCATTTCTTTCAAAATGGAAAAAAGGCTGATGAACTTATAGGTGCCGATGTTGCACGATTGAACCATATTACAGAGAAACTCTTCAAGTAA